The DNA segment CCCCTGCTCCCCTGCTCCCCAAATTTTCTTTCGGTACAATGAATTAGCCCTGCTTACCAAGGGGAGGGCTAGGGTGGGGTTGATTACTTAAATACGATCGCTATAGCAATATTCAAAAAGGAAAAAGCGCAGGTTATAGGCTGATTTATCAAGTTGAGTATCCAACTAGCGTACTTCTATTAACAATTTACTCCAAATCAGATCGAGAAGATATAAGTAATAACGAGATTCGCAGCATCTTAGCGGAGTTCGATGTTCCAGAGTAGCCGCTTCGCGATTGACAATTTGTTAATAATTTCTCTAATTTCCTATTCTCTCTTTAGTAGAGACAATAAATACCTTTAGAAAAAAGAGTGAAAATGCTTACCGGATAATGATTTTTTACCTTTTTACCATTGGTAACCTTTTTTTCCCTTAGCTTTTCCTCTTTCGGTTAAATTCTAAAATCTAAAATATCTTGACATTGCGTTAAAAAATAATAAAAACTTTGACCATAAATCTGTCTTTGGTTAGAAGATAGTAGTAAGAGATTAAAGAAACTAACATTTCCGTATTATCTCTAAAAATGCTTATGGATAAAGGATTCCATTGATTTTGTAGCAAATTAAACAGCAATTAAAACAACAAAATCGTTGTTTTAATTAGCTCTCTCGATCGCCATTTTTGCGAGTGCGATCGCAAAAGAAGTATGGGTGATGAGAGCAAAATATTAAGCACGGTTGACAAAATTTCAGCAGAGAAAAAAGGCTGAAATTTTGGTAAACCGGACGATAAATAGCGGCTATCAAAGGTTTAGAAAATGAATAAAAGAGCCTATGCAACTTTAGACGGTAACGAAGCAGTTGCTTACGTAGCTTACCGTCTAAATGAAGTGATTGCCATTTATCCCATCACTCCTTCTTCACCGATGGCTGAATGGGCAGATGCGTGGACATCGGAGAACAAGCCCAACATTTGGGGAACGGTGCCATCAGTAGTAGAAATGCAGAGTGAAGGAGGGGTAGCTGGTGCCGTTCACGGCGCGTTGCAAACGGGGGCGTTAACTACCACATTTACGGCATCTCAGGGATTGTTATTAATGATCCCGAATATGTACAAAATTGCCGGGGAATTAACGCCAACAGTATTTCATATTGCTGCCCGATCGATCGCCGCCCAAGCTCTTTCCATCTTTGGCGATCATAGCGACGTGATGGCTGCTCGTGCCACCGGATTTGCCATGTTATGTTCTGCTTCAGTGCAAGAAGCCCACGACATGGCATTAATTTCCACCGCCGCCACCTTAGAATCGCGCCTTCCTTTCATCCATTTCTTCGATGGCTTCCGCACTTCCCACGAAGTACAAAAAGTCGAATTACTAACAGAAGAAGATTTGGGCGGCTTTATTTCCGATGATTTAATTTTTGCTCATCGAGAAAGAGCATTAACACCCGATCGCCCAGTTGTCAGAGGTACCGCCCAAAACCCCGACGTTTACTTCCAAGCGAGGGAAACCGTCAACCAATTTTATCAAGCTTGCCCGGATATTACTCAAAACATCATGGATCGATTTGCCCAACTCACCGGGCGGCAATATCGACTATTTGAATATCACGGCGATCGCAACGCAGAAAGAGTCATAATTTTGATGGGTTCCGGTTGCGAAGCCGCCCACGAAACCGTAGATTTCTTAAATAATCGCGGTGAAAAATTAGGGGTTTTGAAAGTAAGATTATATCGCCCATTTGATGCTAAACGTTTAGTAGAAGCATTGCCAACAACTACTAAGAGTATTGCAGTTTTAGATCGCTGCAAAGAACCGGGTGCCAGTGGTGAACCACTTTATTTAGATGTGATTACTGCCCTGGTAGAACAAAATCGCACCTCAATTAAAGTAGTTGGCGGACGTTACGGCTTATCTTCCAAAGAATTTACCCCAGCGATGATTAAAGCCGTGTTCGATAATCTTGCTTTAGCAGAACCGAAGAATCATTTTACTGTTGGCATTAACGACGATCTCAGTCACACCAGTTTAGATTACGATCGCGAATTTTCCATTGAACCAGATAACGTTGTTCGTGCCGTATTCTATGGTTTGGGTTCTGATGGAACCGTAGGCGCAAACAAAAATTCCATCAAGATTATTGGAGAAGAAACTAACAATTATGCCCAAGGTTACTTTGTTTACGATTCTAAGAAATCAGGATCGGTAACTGTTTCTCACCTGCGATTTGGCCCGAATCCCATTCGTTCAATTTATCTGATCGAAAAAGCTAATTTTGTGGCTTGTCACCAATGGGGATTCCTCGAACAGTTTGAAATGCTGCACGTCGCTGCCCCAGGTGCTACTTTCCTGCTGAACAGTCCTTATGGGCCAGAAGAAGTTTGGGATAAATTACCCCGTTCTGTACAAGAAGCGATCGTCAACAAGCAACTGAAATTTTACGTATCTGATGCTACCAAAGTTGCCAAAGAAAGCGGCATGGGCGGACATATCAATACGGTGATGCAAGTTTGCTTCTTTGCCCTTTCTAACGTACTGCCACGAGAAGATGCGATCGCAGAAATTAAGAAGTTCGTCAAGAAATCTTATGGCAAGAAAGGCGAACAAATTGTCGAGATGAACATGAAGGCGATCGATAACAGCCTCGACAATTTATTTGA comes from the Leptolyngbyaceae cyanobacterium genome and includes:
- the nifJ gene encoding pyruvate:ferredoxin (flavodoxin) oxidoreductase gives rise to the protein MNKRAYATLDGNEAVAYVAYRLNEVIAIYPITPSSPMAEWADAWTSENKPNIWGTVPSVVEMQSEGGVAGAVHGALQTGALTTTFTASQGLLLMIPNMYKIAGELTPTVFHIAARSIAAQALSIFGDHSDVMAARATGFAMLCSASVQEAHDMALISTAATLESRLPFIHFFDGFRTSHEVQKVELLTEEDLGGFISDDLIFAHRERALTPDRPVVRGTAQNPDVYFQARETVNQFYQACPDITQNIMDRFAQLTGRQYRLFEYHGDRNAERVIILMGSGCEAAHETVDFLNNRGEKLGVLKVRLYRPFDAKRLVEALPTTTKSIAVLDRCKEPGASGEPLYLDVITALVEQNRTSIKVVGGRYGLSSKEFTPAMIKAVFDNLALAEPKNHFTVGINDDLSHTSLDYDREFSIEPDNVVRAVFYGLGSDGTVGANKNSIKIIGEETNNYAQGYFVYDSKKSGSVTVSHLRFGPNPIRSIYLIEKANFVACHQWGFLEQFEMLHVAAPGATFLLNSPYGPEEVWDKLPRSVQEAIVNKQLKFYVSDATKVAKESGMGGHINTVMQVCFFALSNVLPREDAIAEIKKFVKKSYGKKGEQIVEMNMKAIDNSLDNLFEVKVPDRVDSEITLRSPVPDTAPAFVREVLGKMIAKCGDNLPVSAMPIDGTYPSGTSKWEKRNIAQEIPVWDADICVQCGKCVMVCPHSVIRSKVYEAGELETAPESFKSTDARDRDWTGLKFTIQVAAEDCTGCGVCVDVCPAKNKSQPKLKAINMAPQLPLRDQERENWDFFLSLPNPDRRNLKLTKIGQQQMQEPLFEFSGACGGCGETPYLKLVSQLFGDRMVVANATGCSSIYGGNLPTTPWSHNGEGRGPAWSNSLFEDNAEFGLGFRVSLDKQAQFAVELLSQLSTEIGESLVTSILNAEQKDESDIWEQRDRIASLKQRLNELLNSDLDNTLKSKVRQLKVLADYLVKKSVWIIGGDGWAYDIGYGGLDHVIASGRNVNILVLDTGVYSNTGGQMSKATPRGAVAKFAAAGKPAAKKDLGLMAMTYGNVYVATVAMGARDEHTLKAFLEAEAYNGPSLIIAYSHCIAHGINMTTGMQQQKAAVESGSWLLYRYNPDLVSHGKNPLQLDSRTPKMPLEQYMYAENRFKMLTLSKPEEAKRLLKEAEQDVHTRWAMYQYLAARQPQTTNGHHGHNGHDKEIVETGKEEEKKAVTK